ATGGGAAATTCAATCAAAAAATAACGACCGTTCTGGGCCAGCGTGGTCATGTCCTTATCGAAACGAAAATTCGGCTGAACATAGAGTTCCGAACCCAGATACAAATTGATCGGAATTTCAGCATCCTGCTTGCGCGCAACCAGTTCTTTGAACAGCTTTACAAATTTATATTCATCATCAAGATCATTATTGGAAAAAATGTGCGGCGTACAAACAATATCCGTAATACCATCTTCCCGCGCCTGCTCAAGCATTCGAAGCGACATATTCCAGTCTTCAGAGCCGTCATCACAGTATGGAATGAGATGTGAATGCGTGTCAACGAGTTTCATAAGGGGCTTTCACAATTTCAGGACTCATTGACATGAACTGCTTTGGCAAATTCGGCTATCAAATCAGCATCCCGGTTGCGTTCAATGATACTCCCGGTCACCACAAAATCCGCTCCGGCCTCAACTTTTGCGCGCGCGTCTTTCGGCTTTCTGATACCGCCTCCCACAATAACAGGCAGATTACAATATTGCCGGACCGACTGAACCACCGCGTCCGGAACAGATAATTTTGCTCCGCTTCCTGCCTCAAGATAAACACATTTCATCCCTAGATATTCCGCGGCGAGCGCGTGCGCCGAGGCAATGTCCGGTTTGTCACGCGGTATAGGATTGGTATCGCTGATAAACAAAGCAGAGGTAACCGAACCGGATTCAATGAACATATAACCGGTGGAGATGGGTTCAATCCCGACCGCTTTAATAATGGGCGCACTCAATACCTGCTGACCAATCAGTGTATCTGCGTTTCTTCCGCTGATCAGCGAAAGGTACAAAAGCGCATCCGCGTATTGAGACACCTGTTTGGTACTACCCGGAAACAAAATAATAGGCAGACCGCAAGAGTCTTTGATCCGTTTGATCACCTCATCAAAACAATGAGTGAACAGCAGACTTCCCCCGACAAGCAAGGCGTCAACGCCGGACGCTTCACAGTATTGTGCTGTTTGCACAGCTTTTTCTATATCCTGTTTATCCGGATCGATAAGGACGAAATATCCTGCTCCGCGTGATTCCTTGATTTGAAGGAGCTTTTCAAAAATCTTCACGGATCACTGACTCCTTTCAATTGCGACATTCATTAACAATTTGTTCAACTTTTGACAATGCCAAAGGCAGTTTGGATACATCCTTGCCGCCGGCCAGGGCCATATGCGGCGCGCCGCCGCCGCCGCCCTGAACATAACTTGCAACTTTTTTAATAATATCACCGGCTTTGACGCCCTTTTTAACCAGATCATCCGTCACCACACAGACAAGAGATACCTTGTCGTCAATGGCTGCGCCCAAAACCCCCACGCCGCTATCCAGTCCGTTTCTGACATGATCACCGAGTTTTCTCATATCATTGGCTTCATTGGCGTGAACCTCTCCGGCCACCACCTGAATGCCATTCACCTGCTTGATCTGGTCGAGTATGGTGTCAATTTCGCCTTTGGACGACTGCTGCCGCAGGGTTTTTAATTCGTTCTGGATTTCTTTCTGTTCATCAATCAGCGCTTGTACACAGGATTCAAGCTGTTCCGGTGTACATCCCAGCAATCGGGATGAACGCTGAGCCACTTTACGGCCGTTCTCCAGATAATTCAGAGCCTGCATACCGGTCAAACATTCAATCCTCCGGATGCCGGCCGCAACCGAACTTTCATTGATAATCACAAAACTGCCGATTTCGCCTGTAGCGCGCACATGTGTTCCGCCGCAAAGTTCTTTGGAGTAATTCTCTACCTCTACCACGCGAACCTCGTCGCCGTATTTTTCACCAAACAAAGCCACAGCGCCGTCTGCTTTGGCCGTCTCGATATCCGTATAGCTCCAGGTGGTCTTTCGGTTTTTCAGAATCTGTTCATTGACAATGGTTTCCACCTGATGCCGCTGTTCTGCGGTCAGCGCTTCGAAATGTGTAAAATCAAAGCGCATAGTCTCCGGCCCCACCAGTGAACCCGCCTGCTGGACATGCTCTCCGAGTGTCATTCGCAGGGCTCTGTGCACCAGGTGTGTTACCGTATGGTTGCGTTCGGTGGCCCGGCGTCGATCACGGTCGATCACAGCCGTAGCGCGATCCCCCGGTTTGGGCTGTCCGGATTTCAGTTCACCGATATGCAGCACATGTTCACCGGCTTTTTGTGTGTCCGTCACTTGAAATTCAAAATCATCGCCTTTGATCACACCGATATCGCCCACCTGACCGCCGGATTCAGCATAAAAGGGCGTTCGGCTGAGTACCAGTTTACCGTCTATATATTTGATCACCGACGCATCCGTTTCATCCTTGTCATAGCCTAAAAACTGTGTCGGCTCTGCCTGCACGTCGATGGTTTGATAGTTTACATTTTTTGCAGCCTGTGCGGAACGCTGACGTTGGGCGTCCATTTCCCGGTTAAACGCTTTCACATCCACAGTGAGTTGTTTTTCCTCAGCCATCAGCTGAGTCAGGTCCAGCGGAAATCCGTAGGTATCATGCAGTTCAAACGCATCTTTTCCGGGGAATACGGTTACACCGCGCTCGGCAAGTTGACGTGAACGGTCTTCAAAAATTTCAATCCCACGGTCCAAAGTGCGTCCAAAGCTCTCTTCTTCAGAACGAATCACCCGCTTCACATAGTCGTGACGTTCCCGGAGTCTCCGGATAGGTTTCGCCCATCTGATCACAAAGTGTTCCGACCAGTTTATAAATGAATGGTTCGCGCATCTCCAGTAACCGTCCGAACCGCGCCGCGCGCCGCAGAATCCGACGTACCACATAACCGCGGCCCTCATTGCCGGGAATAACGCCGTCGGTGATCGCAAACGTCAAAGCGCGCACATGATCCGAGATCACCCGAAAGGCCACAGCCTGCTCACCGTCCGTGTACGGCTTGCCGGCGAGCTCGCCAATTCGCTTCAGCAGCGGTGTAAACACATCCGTATCATAATTGGATTTTACATGCTGCATCACCGCAACCAGACGTTCAAATCCGGCTCCGGTATCCACATGCTTTGCCGGCAGTGGATGCAGCTTGCCGCTCTCATCGCGATTGTACTGAATGAACACCAAATTCCACAATTCGATAAAGCGGGCACAACCGCTGTTGACCTCACAGACATGATCAGGATCATCCGAATCGCAGAATTCAGATCCCCGGTCAATATGAATTTCCGAACAGGGACCGCAGGGACCCGTGTTGCCCATTTCCCAGAAATTATCTTTTTTATCAAATTCCAGTATATGAGAATGATCAATATCGGTTTTGGATTTCCATTCTTTAATAGCCTCGGTATCCTTGGCCACATGATCGTCCTGATCTCCCTCAAAGACCGTGGCATACAGCCGATCCTTGGGAAGCTCCCACACGTCGGTCAACAACTCCCATGCCCATTCGATAGCCTCGGATTTAAAATAATCACCGAACGACCAGTTGCCCAGCATTTCAAAAAAGGTATGATGATAGGTATCGCGCCCCACTTCCTCCAGATCGTTATGCTTTCCGGACACACGGATGCACTTTTGCGAATCCGCGGCACGCGGAGCATCCGGCGCCTGGGTGCCCAGAAAAATATCCTTAAACTGGTTCATGCCGGCGTTGGTAAACAACAGCGTGGGGTCATTCTGCGGCACAACCGGCGCGCTGGGCACGATTTTATGGTTCTTGCTTTTGAAAAAATCCAAAAAAGATTGTCGTATTTCGTTGGCTTTCATTCCGTAGCACGTTTCCTTTTTGCTGTTCTCGATTATATATTGTTCAATGCCTGTTTTAAATCGTTGATCAGATCCTGAGTGTCTTCAATTCCGACAGACAGGCGCATCAATCCGTCCGTAATGCCGATGGCCTGGCGCTCCTCCGGAGTCAAACTCTGATGCGAGGTGGTGGCCGGATGCATGATCAGTGTATCGATCTCACCCAGACTGACGGTAAAATTGCACACCTGGACCGAGTTCATGATGGTTTTGCCGGCTTTCAGGCCGCCCTTGACTTCAAATGCTAGCATGCCACCGAATCCATTCAGCTGCCGCTTTGCCAGATCATGCTGGCTATGCGACGGCAACCCGGGATACAGCACCCGTTCGACCTTGGGATGGTTATATAAAAATTCAGCGATAGCCTGGGCATTCTCGCAGTGTTTTTCCAATCTGATTTTGAGTGTTTTTAATCCACGGATGGCCAGCCAGGCATTAAAGGGACTGACAATACCGCCGTACAACTTGACGGTCTCACGAATGGGTTCAATCTTTTCACGGTCTCCGATGATCACACCTGCCATAATATCACCGTGACCGCCTATGTATTTGGTTGCACTCTGAATGACGAGATCCGCGCCCAGATTCAATGGCTGACAAATCGGAGGCGGTGAAAATGTGGAATCGACCACCAGAAGTAAATTGTTTTGTTCGGCAATCTCCGCCAATCCGCTGATATCAGCAAGCACCAGATTGGGATTGCCGATGACTTCAGTGTATAGAATACGGGTTCGGCTGCTGACGGCCGCTTTAACCTCGGCAAGGTCTGTGATATCAACAAATGCGGTATTGACCTGCAACCCCCGCAAACGCTTGTCCAGCCAGGCTTTGGTGCCGCCGTAAATGGCGGCAGAGGATAAAATCTCGTCTCCCGGCTCGACAAAGGATAATATGGCATTGCTGATCGCTGCCATTCCGGACGCGGTGGACAGGGCCTGCTCACCGTCTTCAATCAAGGCCACCATGGATGCAAACAAATCCATGGTCGGATTGCCTTCCCGGGTGTAAAAATAGCCTTCCCGGTTTTTGGCAAACACTTGCATGCCTTCATCAACGTCCGGATAATCATAATTCACCGTTTGAAAAATGGGGGGAATATGCGAATTGACCTGGCGAAAATCAGCCTGATTGGCCGCTTTGATCAATCGGGTGCCGACATCCAGTTTTTTCAAATCATCCGGTTTCACGTATTTACAACTCCTCCCATCGATCTATAACATCATGTATGATTGCAAATGCAAAGCCGCGCCGCTGCAAAAAATCCGAAACGCGTTTCTTTGCCTTTATTTCTTCTTTATTCTTTAACATTTTTTTACGTTTTGCCGCGAGTTCCCGTGCTACTGTGGCCTCGTCCGTCTCGCGGTAGGCTTCGTTGACACCGGTTTCAATATCTTTTTCACTCAACCCTTTCTGAAACAGTTCGCGCCTCAGATAATACGCGCCGACCGGCTTGGTCACCATGCGTGACCTTGAAAACATTTTTGCAAACTCGGTGTCATCGAGCAGCTTCAACCGGTCAAGTTCCTTCAGGGTCCATTCGATAACCGGTTTGGAAAAATCACTGCGCTCCAATCGCTGACGCATTTCAGACCGGCTCCGGGCGCGCACACCCAGCAACCGCAGAGCCTTGTCCTTGGCGGCTCGCTTTTCTTCCAGGTCCTGAATTTCCTCGATTTTTTCAAGATCGAGCCGGTCGCCTTTGGCGATACCGGTTTTTAAAAGAACATCGACATGTATACCAAACGCAAATTCGTCATCCAGAAACACAGAATACCGGTCTTTGCGTTTCTTTTGCGGAACGAGACCGGTTATTTCAAAAGTGACAGTCAATGCGTTTGATCAGATTTTTATTTATCGTCTTTCTCCGTTTCCGATGTTTCCGATGTTTCCGGTTGTTCTTCCTCTAATTTGGGTATCAGGCCGGTCTCTTCTTTGACTTTTTTTTCGATCACGCTCAACAAATCATGATTCTCATCCAGAAACTGTTTCACGTTCTTCGCGGCCCTGTCCCAGACGCTCGTCGCCGAACGAAAACCAGGAACCGGATTTATTGACGATATTCAAATTTACCGCCAGATCCAGCAAATCTCCAACGTAAGATATACCCTGGCCGTAAATGATATCAAACTGAACTTCTTTGAACGGCGGTGCCACTTTATTCTTCACCACCTTAACCCGGGTACGGTTACCGATCATACTATCACCGTCCTTGATGGAGGCGATTCGGCGGATATCCAGACGCACGGAAGAGTAAAACTTGAGAGCGCGGCCTCCGGAGGTGGTTTCCGGGCTGCCGAACATCACACCGATCTTTTCCCGGATTTGATTGATAAAGATCACACTGCATCTTGATTTTGAAATAGCACCGGTCAGCTTGCGCATGGCCTGCGACATCAGTCGCGCCTGCAGTCCAACCTGGGCATTGCCCATTTCTCCCTCGATCTCTGCGCGCGGCACCAGCGCGGCCACGGAATCGATCACAATAACGTCCAGCGCGCCGCTGCGCACCAGTGTTTCCGTAATCTCCAGCGCCTGTTCACCGGTATCCGGCTGCGAGATCAGCAAATTATCCGTGTCTACACCCAGCGCTTTCGAATACTGGGCATCCAGGGCATGTTCTGCATCAACAAACGCCGCCAGCCCTCCGGCTTTCTGAGCCTCGGCCACGATATGCAGCGCAAGTGTGGTTTTTCCCGATGATTCGGGACCGTAAATTTCTATGACGCGGCCGCGCGGTATTCCGCCTACACCCAGCGCCAGATCCAGTGACAGCGCCCCCGTAGAAATACTGGGCACATCCACTTTTTTGTCAGCTCCCAGATACATGACGGAGCCTTTCCCGTATTGACGGTCAATCTGGAAAGCGCCAGATCCAGAGCTTTTTTGCGTTCTTCAGTATTTCGTTCTTCTGCCATAGTTCAACCTTTTTTTCATAATGTGCAAATTTCTGTGAATTACAACCCGATTTTCCGCAACGGCGTGTAAACTGCACCGGATGGCGTCAGTTTACTCTGCATCACCACAACTTCCCTGGCAGGGAATGAGACGGGTTCCGGATGCAGGCGTTCGAGTTCTTTTGACACGTTGGCAACACCCCGGCTGTTGTTAACCCGGCCCAGGGTGAGATGCGGAGAAAATGCACGTTTTTCTCCGGGAAATCCAATATCTTCAAGCTCGCCCTCGATGGCTGCCTGGCATTGTTGCAGCTTTTGATCCGGGTCCGAAACACCGACCCAGAATACACGCGGACGTTTAAAATTGGGAAACGCTCCGGTTTTTGACACTGTCAGTGTGAACGGTTCAAACGCTTTGCAGGCATTCTGCACCGCCTCCATAACAGCGTCCAGTCGCTCACGCTCAACATCCCCCAAAAAGCGCAACGTCAGATGAATACGCTCCGGGTTCACCCAGCGGGTGCCGTCGTGCAGGGGTTTCAAGCGTCCCTGAATCGAGCGCAGCAGTTCCAGCACCGTCGGGGGGAGTTCAAAGCATACAAATGTCCGGATCTTATTCTGCATCGAGCAATTGTTTTCTAAATAAATTCAGCACAGCCTGAGCTGTGCGCACTTTATTGCCGTGGCGGTCATTGGCAAACCGGTGCTCCTCCACCACGGTATTCACACCATCGGAAAATCCGATATAGACCAGTCCGACGGGCTTTTCTTTTGTTCCGCCTGTGGGTCCGGCGATACCGGTAGTAGACAGTCCGAAATCCGTACCGGCCCAGTTTTTCACACCGCGTGCCATGGCCGCGGCCACGGGTTTACTGACCGCGCCGTGTTCTTTTAACAAGGTCTCTGCCACGCCGAGAACATTCCGTTTCGCCTCATTACTGTAGGCAATAACGCCCTGCATAAAATACTTGGAACTGCCGGAGATACTTGTCAACTTGTCCGCCAACAGTCCGCCCGTACAGGATTCCGCCACCGCCAAAGTTTTACCACGCTCCAACAGCAGGTCAGCAATCACATGTTCCAGCGCTTTTTCCTCTTCGGTGTAGACAAACTCTCCGGCACGCTCGCGCACCTGCTCTGCGGCTCGCTGTAATTGCCGATCGGCATCCTGTTCCGATTCGGCTTCCACGGTCAACCGAATTTTAACACCGTCGAGTCCGGGCAAAAACGCCACTTTGGCGCCAATGGACTCGATATCGCCCATTTTTTCGTACAATGTACTCTCTGGAATACCGGTTGTCTTCAGGGTGCGCATACGGATGACCTGCCCGGTCTGTTTTTTTAACTCGGGCAGTACAAAGGACTGCATCATATTATGCATTTCATGCGGCACACCGGGCATCACATAGCAGGTTACTTTGTCCGTTCGAAACACCATACCCGGGGCAGTGCCCAGCGGATTCTCAATCATATCCGCATCCTCCGGCACCATTGCCTGTTCTTCATTCACTTTGGCCAGCGGAATATTTCGATGCATAAAGCGCTGTTTGATCGCCTCCAGCCATTCCGGGTTCAAAACCAGACGTGAATCGAAAAATTCGGTCACCACTTTTTTGGTGATATCATCATGGGTAGGACCCAGTCCACCGGTCACCAGCACCACATCAGCGCGCTGACTGGCCGTCTGCAAAGCAGCATAGCAGTGTTCGGCGACATCGCCCAGGGTGGTCACCCAGCGCGGAGTGACCCCGATCTCTACCAGCCGCTGTCCCATCCAGGACGCATTTGAATTGACCGTCTGACCGGACAGCAGTTCATCGCCGATTGACAAAACCTCAATGTCCATAGGTCACCGTAAATAAAACCAACTGCAACACCAGATTCGCATACACACCGGCCACCACATCATCCGTCATAATCCCGGTACCACCGGGCAATCGTTCTGCGGTGCGAACCGGAACCGGTTTCCAGATATCGAACAACCGGAACAGAAAAAAACCGGCCACATACACCCACAGAATATGCGGCAGGGCGAACAGAGCGATCCATTGTCCCAAAAATTCATCCCAATTCACCAGTCCGGGATCTTTATAATATAATTTTTCAGTTTCACCCGAAGCCCAAACCCCGATTCCGTAAAACAGGACAAACAATCCGAGTAAAATCAGCGGCGAAACCGGTTGTAAAAACCACAAGACCACCACAGCAATC
This genomic window from candidate division KSB1 bacterium contains:
- a CDS encoding geranylgeranylglyceryl/heptaprenylglyceryl phosphate synthase; amino-acid sequence: MKIFEKLLQIKESRGAGYFVLIDPDKQDIEKAVQTAQYCEASGVDALLVGGSLLFTHCFDEVIKRIKDSCGLPIILFPGSTKQVSQYADALLYLSLISGRNADTLIGQQVLSAPIIKAVGIEPISTGYMFIESGSVTSALFISDTNPIPRDKPDIASAHALAAEYLGMKCVYLEAGSGAKLSVPDAVVQSVRQYCNLPVIVGGGIRKPKDARAKVEAGADFVVTGSIIERNRDADLIAEFAKAVHVNES
- the alaS gene encoding alanine--tRNA ligase, with protein sequence MIRWAKPIRRLRERHDYVKRVIRSEEESFGRTLDRGIEIFEDRSRQLAERGVTVFPGKDAFELHDTYGFPLDLTQLMAEEKQLTVDVKAFNREMDAQRQRSAQAAKNVNYQTIDVQAEPTQFLGYDKDETDASVIKYIDGKLVLSRTPFYAESGGQVGDIGVIKGDDFEFQVTDTQKAGEHVLHIGELKSGQPKPGDRATAVIDRDRRRATERNHTVTHLVHRALRMTLGEHVQQAGSLVGPETMRFDFTHFEALTAEQRHQVETIVNEQILKNRKTTWSYTDIETAKADGAVALFGEKYGDEVRVVEVENYSKELCGGTHVRATGEIGSFVIINESSVAAGIRRIECLTGMQALNYLENGRKVAQRSSRLLGCTPEQLESCVQALIDEQKEIQNELKTLRQQSSKGEIDTILDQIKQVNGIQVVAGEVHANEANDMRKLGDHVRNGLDSGVGVLGAAIDDKVSLVCVVTDDLVKKGVKAGDIIKKVASYVQGGGGGAPHMALAGGKDVSKLPLALSKVEQIVNECRN
- a CDS encoding phosphatidylglycerophosphatase A, giving the protein MKTLAKMIATTAGTGYFPIAPGTVGSAIAVVVLWFLQPVSPLILLGLFVLFYGIGVWASGETEKLYYKDPGLVNWDEFLGQWIALFALPHILWVYVAGFFLFRLFDIWKPVPVRTAERLPGGTGIMTDDVVAGVYANLVLQLVLFTVTYGH
- a CDS encoding aminotransferase class I/II-fold pyridoxal phosphate-dependent enzyme, whose amino-acid sequence is MKPDDLKKLDVGTRLIKAANQADFRQVNSHIPPIFQTVNYDYPDVDEGMQVFAKNREGYFYTREGNPTMDLFASMVALIEDGEQALSTASGMAAISNAILSFVEPGDEILSSAAIYGGTKAWLDKRLRGLQVNTAFVDITDLAEVKAAVSSRTRILYTEVIGNPNLVLADISGLAEIAEQNNLLLVVDSTFSPPPICQPLNLGADLVIQSATKYIGGHGDIMAGVIIGDREKIEPIRETVKLYGGIVSPFNAWLAIRGLKTLKIRLEKHCENAQAIAEFLYNHPKVERVLYPGLPSHSQHDLAKRQLNGFGGMLAFEVKGGLKAGKTIMNSVQVCNFTVSLGEIDTLIMHPATTSHQSLTPEERQAIGITDGLMRLSVGIEDTQDLINDLKQALNNI
- the thpR gene encoding RNA 2',3'-cyclic phosphodiesterase, which encodes MQNKIRTFVCFELPPTVLELLRSIQGRLKPLHDGTRWVNPERIHLTLRFLGDVERERLDAVMEAVQNACKAFEPFTLTVSKTGAFPNFKRPRVFWVGVSDPDQKLQQCQAAIEGELEDIGFPGEKRAFSPHLTLGRVNNSRGVANVSKELERLHPEPVSFPAREVVVMQSKLTPSGAVYTPLRKIGL
- a CDS encoding RecX family transcriptional regulator — its product is MTVTFEITGLVPQKKRKDRYSVFLDDEFAFGIHVDVLLKTGIAKGDRLDLEKIEEIQDLEEKRAAKDKALRLLGVRARSRSEMRQRLERSDFSKPVIEWTLKELDRLKLLDDTEFAKMFSRSRMVTKPVGAYYLRRELFQKGLSEKDIETGVNEAYRETDEATVARELAAKRKKMLKNKEEIKAKKRVSDFLQRRGFAFAIIHDVIDRWEEL
- the alaS gene encoding alanine--tRNA ligase, yielding MKANEIRQSFLDFFKSKNHKIVPSAPVVPQNDPTLLFTNAGMNQFKDIFLGTQAPDAPRAADSQKCIRVSGKHNDLEEVGRDTYHHTFFEMLGNWSFGDYFKSEAIEWAWELLTDVWELPKDRLYATVFEGDQDDHVAKDTEAIKEWKSKTDIDHSHILEFDKKDNFWEMGNTGPCGPCSEIHIDRGSEFCDSDDPDHVCEVNSGCARFIELWNLVFIQYNRDESGKLHPLPAKHVDTGAGFERLVAVMQHVKSNYDTDVFTPLLKRIGELAGKPYTDGEQAVAFRVISDHVRALTFAITDGVIPGNEGRGYVVRRILRRAARFGRLLEMREPFIYKLVGTLCDQMGETYPETPGTSRLCEAGDSF
- a CDS encoding competence/damage-inducible protein A, whose amino-acid sequence is MDIEVLSIGDELLSGQTVNSNASWMGQRLVEIGVTPRWVTTLGDVAEHCYAALQTASQRADVVLVTGGLGPTHDDITKKVVTEFFDSRLVLNPEWLEAIKQRFMHRNIPLAKVNEEQAMVPEDADMIENPLGTAPGMVFRTDKVTCYVMPGVPHEMHNMMQSFVLPELKKQTGQVIRMRTLKTTGIPESTLYEKMGDIESIGAKVAFLPGLDGVKIRLTVEAESEQDADRQLQRAAEQVRERAGEFVYTEEEKALEHVIADLLLERGKTLAVAESCTGGLLADKLTSISGSSKYFMQGVIAYSNEAKRNVLGVAETLLKEHGAVSKPVAAAMARGVKNWAGTDFGLSTTGIAGPTGGTKEKPVGLVYIGFSDGVNTVVEEHRFANDRHGNKVRTAQAVLNLFRKQLLDAE